Proteins found in one Streptomyces sp. CB09001 genomic segment:
- a CDS encoding DUF6801 domain-containing protein has protein sequence MKATPAAAPRPSRARARTTSIAAFVVLAALVPTTASASGTQEVEAELPYVCALPSGQLPATVRVSAEFPERAEADEAFTPSGVTTTVELPAEAVADLTARDAAEVRAATRLAVGVAQNSATATATWRGGAEPVALPGSGPLTLVTRGDVPSVAGRSDGDLTFSAGALAIDLALGAADPATADPGSLTVECTLAEDAPGQGLLATVPVRAGGAGASGSPSPSGSASASDPAGDGQRDTPGSEAAERQSERSPEVLENTPGTADRNAPPCQYDEQHPPTSRSLNAYITGYTNVRKQKAASYLPPSCMLIEQGDYLPGPPDPEYLIFDMVSFGDFHYQERKETPPFQSSFLSFDFTPVKATMVLEQKGPVRIDSRMKMRLSDFTTITDTYVRAPLVLHVLDLEVNGTPLDVGPGCRTETSLTSKDPDPVNHPGDHLVLYGHGELIPGQTATGYLLLSGGVLSGEATIPAFTGCGTDGEDLDRLLTASVSGPGNLIKQVQGQTCSIANPVYETPNTSGECTQDLQPYVIPVAER, from the coding sequence ATGAAAGCCACGCCAGCCGCCGCCCCGCGGCCGTCCCGGGCCCGGGCCCGGACCACGTCGATCGCCGCCTTCGTGGTGCTCGCCGCCCTGGTCCCGACCACGGCCTCCGCCTCGGGCACCCAGGAGGTCGAGGCCGAACTCCCCTACGTCTGCGCGCTGCCCTCCGGGCAACTGCCCGCGACGGTGCGGGTCTCGGCGGAGTTCCCGGAACGGGCCGAGGCGGACGAGGCGTTCACGCCCTCCGGCGTCACCACGACCGTGGAGCTCCCGGCGGAGGCGGTCGCGGACCTGACCGCGCGCGACGCGGCCGAGGTGCGGGCGGCCACCCGGCTTGCCGTCGGTGTCGCCCAGAACTCGGCCACGGCCACGGCGACCTGGCGGGGCGGCGCCGAGCCGGTCGCGCTGCCCGGGTCGGGGCCGCTGACCCTGGTGACGCGGGGAGACGTACCCTCGGTGGCCGGCCGGAGCGACGGCGACCTGACGTTCTCCGCGGGCGCCCTCGCCATCGACCTGGCGCTCGGGGCGGCGGACCCGGCCACCGCGGACCCCGGCTCGCTGACCGTCGAGTGCACCCTCGCCGAGGACGCGCCGGGCCAGGGGCTGCTGGCCACCGTTCCGGTCCGCGCGGGCGGCGCCGGGGCGAGCGGCTCGCCCTCCCCGTCCGGATCCGCTTCGGCGTCGGACCCGGCCGGGGACGGGCAGCGGGACACACCGGGGAGCGAGGCGGCGGAACGGCAGTCCGAGCGGTCGCCGGAGGTGCTGGAGAACACACCGGGCACGGCGGACCGGAACGCACCGCCGTGCCAGTACGACGAGCAGCACCCGCCCACGTCGAGATCGCTCAACGCCTACATCACCGGCTACACCAACGTGCGCAAGCAGAAGGCCGCCTCGTACCTGCCGCCGTCCTGCATGCTGATCGAGCAGGGAGACTATCTGCCCGGCCCTCCCGACCCGGAGTACCTGATCTTCGACATGGTGTCGTTCGGCGACTTCCACTATCAGGAGCGCAAGGAGACACCGCCGTTCCAAAGCAGCTTCCTGTCCTTCGACTTCACTCCGGTGAAGGCGACCATGGTGCTGGAGCAGAAGGGCCCCGTCAGGATCGACTCGCGCATGAAGATGCGCCTGTCCGACTTCACCACGATCACGGACACCTACGTCCGGGCCCCGTTGGTCCTGCACGTGCTGGACCTCGAGGTCAACGGGACGCCCCTGGACGTCGGTCCGGGGTGCCGGACCGAGACGTCCCTCACCTCGAAGGACCCGGATCCCGTGAACCATCCCGGTGACCACCTGGTGCTGTACGGACACGGCGAGCTGATCCCCGGCCAGACGGCCACCGGCTACCTGCTCCTCAGCGGCGGCGTGCTGTCCGGCGAGGCCACCATCCCCGCCTTCACCGGCTGCGGCACCGACGGCGAGGACCTCGACCGTCTGCTCACCGCCTCCGTGTCCGGACCCGGCAACCTCATCAAGCAGGTCCAGGGCCAGACGTGCTCGATCGCCAACCCCGTGTACGAGACCCCGAACACCAGCGGCGAGTGCACACAGGACCTCCAGCCCTACGTGATCCCCGTCGCCGAGCGCTGA